The DNA segment GAAGGGCTTTGGATCTTCTTAATGCCCTTTTCAGTGGCAGATCCAGATTTGAGGCTCTGGAAGTAGATGGGAGATGGGATATTTGGCCCCTCCCTTTTCCAACAGAGAGAATGACTCTTCATATGGCTTTGTGTCCATGTTTCATATATTCATTAGTTAGATTTGGTCTGTGCTTGAGTGTCCTGTGTGTTGGCGTTGTGTTTTTTCTGTACTTAACTACATCATTTTTCATATTCCTTAAGTTTATCTCTGGAATTCTGGCTGCACTCAGTGCAATGATATCTTTAGAGATTCCACAGATTAACATTATGACCAAAATGGATTTGCTGAGCAAGAAAGccaagaaggaaatagaaaagtaAGTTCCGAAAAATTAATTTGCAGTGTAATATCTTGCAGTACACTTCACTCAAAATTCATTCTAATGTTTCCCACAATTAAAACATACTCTTTTCAAATGGGAGAAGATGCATTTGTTTTATATTGAACATAGTCTTTAAATGTCTGGATAGGATGCTTACAGTTTAGTTGGAGTCAAAAGGCTAGCTCCATCTTTGTACATACCTCTGGgtttttctgtaaataattatCTTGGATAACTTAAGTCATTCTGAATGACGTTCTAGGGTACTGTACTTCAAAACCTAAACCAGAGGTGATCCTATCAGTTTTTTGATACTGAACATACTGAATTACTGATATGTTACTTTTAcatttttgctaaaataaaagtttttcctTGTGGTGTTCCTCAAAGCTTTCTTGTATACAAGTAtattagcaaaaagaaaagaaaaaccacttCAGTTGTTTCTACTAGCATCGTAATCTGAGATATTCAAATACttacagaaactatttttaaacattttaagttcTCCTGATATGAAGTTAGTTCATTCAGATCACAGAATGATAGATGGGTTTGGTAGCTATATAAAAGCACAATGACTCATTTGCTCTGTGGCCAAGGATTTTTTTGATGATAATGAGGATTTTATTTCTCCCAGGTACTTGGATCCAGATATGTATTCTATGATTGAAGATTCTACAAATatattgaaaagcaaaatgtttaaaaaactgaCTAAATCTATATGTGGATTGGTAGGTATATTGCTTTTTAACTGGTACCCTTAAATTCAGTCCTGTATTTATAAACCGTACTGTATGGTTCCTGGCTTCATTGCTGTTACAGATACTGTACGTACTATAATAATTCTTCCACCCTCACCCCAAAACTGTATTTACCTACCAAACTTACAAAGCCAGGATCTAAAAGATTCTCAGGCACTTGAGCATTTTAGTTTTTGCCTATTTTAactcagttttttattttttcagattacCATAAGATTCTTGATACTAACATTTGGATTGTAGCcaatacatttttctgtgaatCCTCTTCTATTAGCAGTTTTGGAAAATGGCTTTTTCTACTGTGTAGAACCTAGGACTGATAGCCAGGTGTTCCGCGTGGGGAATTGCCATTGGTTTGCAGTCTGGCTTTAAACGGCATTTTAGCAGTCCAGACAAGGAATACATAAGTTTGGTTTAAGGAAGTAGCTTAGAGTGATTGAGAACTaacttactgcattttcttaCTAATGTCCTTTGAATCCCTTCTCTAGATTGATGACTACGGTATGGTTCGATTTCTACCTTTTGATCGCTCTGATGAGGAAAGTATAAACATAGTTCTGCAGCACATAGACTTTACCATTCAGTATGGAGAAGATCTTGAATTTAAAGAACCAAAGGTAAGGTACTTCTGATGATaggatgaaaaatgtaaaagggTCCATAGTATAAATTGTAATATAAAATATGTTCTTTGCCTCGCTAATAAATTATTGCCTTAGTATGGTTCAAAATAAGCCACGTTTAGTCTTTTAGTGACAATGCTTATATCGTCTTCATTTACAATTTAAAAGTTGAATTCTTTAATATCATCTCACATATGCAGACTGATCACATGGTTGTatttaatgcttttgttttcaaaaatagtGGCATTTTAAACTTCAAAGGTCAGAAAGGACTATTAAGATCACTAAGATTTCTTCCTACATGACTGTTCAAATTCCCCAGATAATTCCTGTGTTAAACCCATGTTTTGCATATGAGATACAGACTAGGAATAAATTCTATCATGTAAAATACATGATAGAAGACTGCTGTGTTAAAATCTGTTCCGAGCCCTGTCTAGTTTCATTATTCAGCTCATAAATCCTAAGGAACAAGTCCAGTGCTTTTAATCCCATTTTTGAATTCACTTTTGTCCTCTTTTAAGTATACAGAATACCTGGATCTAGATTTTGACCTATACAATTGTGATAGCTTTAGaaacaaactgctttttttaGAAGGTTTTGCTACATGTTTTATGGAACCATATTAGACATTGTTCCTGTTGTggtttctaaaataaaatgtcacagAACAGACAATGTATAGTAGCCACTAGGGAAAAGTCaggttttatcttttttgttttctttttggcagGAATGTGAAGAAGATAAATCTGCTCTTGTGGATGAATACTTTCAAGATCACGTGGATGAGTAAAAAACAGATGTTcaaaaaatgggaggaaaatacCTTGCtcgtgttaaaaaataaaaattaaaaaaaaaaaatccacccttaTACAAACATACTCGATATTTTATCTGTAAGATAACTAATATTTATAGTGGAGAGTGAGCTATATGACCTCATAActattttaataaacaatttttaTTCTTATGCGTGTGTGTTATAAAATACATAGGCTAGCATTAGTACATATAAAAGTTTCCCACATATAGATGTATCTCATTTAAGCATAGgaatgcttgaaaaaaatctaatgatTTGCAAAGGAGACAAAGCCAAATATAAGTATCttgcaataaatatttatatCCAGTACTGAGTAGTTACTTTCATTATTATATGAGAGAAAAATTGATCTAAGGGGTGAAAATTGTACTTCATGAACTGAACCTGAATTAGACAAAGAGACAACTGGCAACTTCAAAGGGACACCTGGTCAGTGGGTGGTCTCTCACCCTTCTTGAAGAACATGAGTGTTTTACTTTGAAAGAGCCCAGATTTTAAGCCTTCTTAAGGCTGGTGTTTGTACAGTTTGCACACGGCTTTAAGTGGTTTATACATCGATAACATCTTAAGCACAGCACAACACTTAAAATCAGCTTAAATACAACTCAGTGATGGTCTTGTGCAATCACATTAGAAAATGTTGCCAAATTCTTCATTAATTAACACAAATAAGTAAGCTCCTTTTTTTACCCCTGAATAAAGAACTCATACTCCTACTATGGATATATGTTACCTCTATAGTACAATGAGTGGTGGTGCTTTTAGAGCAGCAAAACTTTAGCACAGTATCTCCAAAGGACATACCTAAGTAactaaatacatgtaaaaatggTCAGGAATTTTTCAGGCGAGTAGCATCAGTTCTGGAATTGGGTGTAGCTGTTAACAGACTTCATATTGGATGATAATTCAAGCCATATGGGAAAACGTACTGCTGACTTTACCTTTCATTGTTTATAGTTCCTTTATATATACAGACTGTTCCTGGGGCATCTTGAgtgtttcaaaacatgttttattgCTTCTAAAATCTATTAGTCTAATTTATTATCTACATTCAGCTGAATTTCAGGATGTGTTTTTTTGCTGCTTATGTCCAAGTACATAccaacctttcattttccttaacTCTATGGAACAGGATTTATTCATGGAGTccttgaattaaaatattttccaaaaaggGCCTCACGGTGTGAAATGCTTAACATCAGTGAATGCTTGTGCGTGTGTAGGCATATCATCTGGCTATATATAGTTAATGTATCAGGGATTAACCCCATCCTCACAAAATATGAGCAGCCAAGTATTTTGGTAGAATAAGAACAACTGATGTCATTTGGTAGGAGCAGCTTGGTTAGTTAGCAGATGTGTGAGTGCAAGGATACCCCTTAATGCAAACCAAACCAAGGATTGAACACTCGGAGGCAACTTCCCTAAACCTGGGGTGTGGTAACAGTTTGGCACAGAGTTCAGTTTCGTAGTTTTTTTGCTTCTAGTCCAGAAggtctaatttttttcttatcagtGGGTTGTTCTTCCTGTCTTAAATAAATGGTTAAATGGTCATACCGTTGATATGGTGCTTATTTTTGAAGTAAAGATCTgctttttccaaagcagagcCAGAACAGGGAGAGAGGTTCAACAGACCAGAAAATCCTGCATGTCTAGAGGAAAAGGGCTCCCCAGAATCTGTATGTGGAGGTCAGGGAGGATCGCATGAGATCTTTTAAATGGGAACAATGAAAAACTGGGAAATAAGATGTCACCTAAGAGCTATTAAAATGGTTTTTCAACACCAAGTTTCCAAAAATTGCCAGCCTTACGACCTCTACAAGATCTCATGATACTCAGCATTACTAAAACCTTATTCCCAGATAACTAGTGAATGCTGAGACTTCGGTTTCAAGATAGTCATTGCAGTCACCgggaagaggtgaaaaaaaatcagctcttcAGAGCTTTAAAACATGGGGCCAAAAGCCCTGAGTATCTTTGTGTTTTAATAGTTATGGTGTTAGTTAACCTCATGATGGGGCAAGTCTTTATGCCCACACAGAGCTAATCACATCACGGCAGGAGCTGATCTGGCTGAATTGAACCATGCAAATGTCAGGAAAGCTTTGGTCGCTTAACTCACCCCCGCACTGGCGCATCCTTGGGACGAGTCACACCTGTGGAAAGGCCAAACCCCAGCCCTGCAGTTAGATTACTTTGACTCACCTTCCAAATCTCCCATTTTTTCTCCCGTGACTCATGGCATGAATCATTTACCAGGGAACAAATTGAGCCTGCTGGGTCACACTAAAGGTTATGGATTGATAGTTAGCAGGAGTGTGCACTCAAAATATTGTATCCCTCCAAACGTGAGATGTTTGGACCCATTCTGTGCTTCCTTACACCAAGTGCCCCGTGCAGCCAGCTGCGCTTTGCACGTCGGGTCTAAGCAAGTGATGCCCAGGAACGCTGCAAATGTGCCAGAGAGAAAACTGGCTTCAACCAAAGGATCCTCACCTGCACTCTCGTCAAGGGCTGACCCTCGCAGGGGACAGGCGCTGGCCTCTGCCAGCGAGGAAGCAAGATGTCAGGGTGGCTGGAAAGGAAAAGGGTGGCATGGAGGGGCTGAGGAGGGGTTACTTGCAATGCCAGCCACAGCAAAGGCAGAGGGAGTGGGGGGGCAAAGCAACCAAGTCCCCCTTAGAACGTGCTTTGACAGCACCTCCTGGGCGCTGGCAGTGCCCTGGCAGGAGCGGTGGCTCTGGAGTTTTGGCTCTGGGGCGGTGCACGCCGCGGGCCTCCGCCGGCTTCCCCTCCTCGCACCGCCTCTGCTGCCTCATTTCCTGCAGcgcaggcagaggaggaagcttTGCTGCCAAGCTtctctctgctcccctcctgcccggCCCCACCGAATTGCGTCCCGCCCTTCGAGATGCCGGTGAGGGGGCTTCGCACCCGGCGCTTGGCCAACCCCCGATGGCGGGAGGCCAGGGCAGGAGGGCTTgaggccggggcgggggggggggggcggggggccgggcgggaTGGGGGTGAGCctgggctgggggaaaggggCTCTGCTGCCGGGGGCTGGCCGTGGGCAGCTACATGGGGGAGAAAAGGGGCTGCAGCTGCGGGGAGCCATGGTGAGAGCAGGGGATTGCTGTTTATGGGAGGCCGCTGCAAGGCCAccgccctcctcttcctcttcctcctcctgccaggcaTCCACTCGCAGTCAGGAGGGTGGCAGCCCCCGGCTCCAGGAGGAAGAGGGTGGTAAAAGCTATGCTTTGCCCTGGTTTTGTTCATACCACCTTCCTCTGGttgaaataaactgcttttctgcttatccacctccagctgcatccccctctctccctgcaaAGCCTCGGCTGTGAGGAGGTGAAGGCTTCCCAGTGGCCTGGCACAGCACAGTGGGAATGTCTGGGAAATGCTTAAACCTAAACTCACCAGTTCTTAAAAATCAGTTTCCCAGGAAGAGTCTGTCATGTGcagaaaggtttatttttctttttacttagaCCAATTTTAGAGCGCATAGAAGTCTTT comes from the Strix uralensis isolate ZFMK-TIS-50842 chromosome 17, bStrUra1, whole genome shotgun sequence genome and includes:
- the GPN3 gene encoding GPN-loop GTPase 3 isoform X2, translating into MVQHCEALGRAVQVVNLDPAAELFSYPVMADIRELIEVDDVMEDESLRFGPNGGLVFCMEYFANNFNWLEESLGHVEDDYILFDCPGQIELYTHLPVMKQLVEQLQQWEFRVCGVFLVDSQFMVESFKFISGILAALSAMISLEIPQINIMTKMDLLSKKAKKEIEKYLDPDMYSMIEDSTNILKSKMFKKLTKSICGLIDDYGMVRFLPFDRSDEESINIVLQHIDFTIQYGEDLEFKEPKECEEDKSALVDEYFQDHVDE